tacttccggttagcgatgtgctacttccggttcatggggagcgacacgggacaaaaaaaccacacaacgcatgcacacacgcggtcttaccgcagcctgaacagactctgtatattacgaggcgccacctagtggtttggaggaccgcaaacaagccggattaagccagattgagtgcggacgcgcttatgtgtgattttaaaataggtctgaacgtatccagcttaaagactatccagatacaatcctactctagctggaatgactttctctaTAGGAACGGGGCCAAAAGGCTTTAAGCTCCATAATGATAgtacaacacatcctcacacataacAAACAACACATCGGGTGAGGGCCAGAAACAGAAGTGGTAAAGATTGTGATTTTCTCAAGGGAGGCTAAGGTTTAGTTCAACTATTGGACCATTCTTTGAATGTTTTATGTCCCATTGCGAGCTGTCAATTTAGTTTTCACTCATGATTCAGATGATTAAGCTTAAAACTGCCTAAGtgactcactgctgctgtctttttCTCAGACAGAGGCCCCACCTGATTATAGCTACCCTGTACCCGAGGACTCACTTGAAGTGGAGAAAGAAGtggaaaaggaagaggaggaggaagagtctcTTCTAACATCTCAGCATGTCCCTCAGGGTTCAGGTGGATCTGGAGTTCTCATGGGCccagacacacagaaaggtcTGAAAAAGATCACACAAAACATAATTTGATAAATCAGTTCATTCAGTTTGAGAGAAGGGTTTGGTCCTACAAGAGCCAGTAAAGTTGTGAAAGCAGTGTTACCCATAataccaacaaacacacacctgtcctcTAAACTCCTCTCCTGCATCACCTATAATCATCTTTTTTATGTGCATGCCATCCATTTAACTATCAGTAAATGgttaaatgtgtcatttgtcATCTACTTTTTAACCTAATCCTCATTGTGAATCTGATTTATGATCCATGATCCATGTCAGTGTCATCTGTCTGTTTACTAATACCTAATCTTGTCTTTAACAAGAGGTGGAGCTGCGTCTGACGCCCATTGATATTCTTCATGTCTCCGGTGATTTTGGAGGCTCCGGAGGGCCTGGGGTCTCAGGAGCATCAGGGGCCTCAGGAGCTTCTGGGGCCTCAGGAGCTTCTGGGGCTTCTGGGTCTGGGGGCTCAGGTGACATAGTGGTCTCCAGTGCTTCTGGAGGCTCTGGTGACATTGTCCTGATCTCAGGAGCCTCAGAGGAGATTCTGAGCTCTGATGGATCTGGGGAGTTCTTAGTCTCTGGGGATATATTGATATCTGGGGACCTTTCAGGATCCGGAGATACCTCGGGGTCTGCTTTTTCTGGAGCCTCAGGGGACTTTGTCTCTGGGGGCTCTGGGATTTCCATTGAACTTCCCCTGGGCTCTGGAGAGTCTGGGGACCTATCTGGTTCTGGGTTCTCTGGGGATCTTTTGATCTCAGGGGCTTCTGGAATCTCTGGGGTTTCTGGGGAAGAGTCCGGGGTCTCAGGGATAACGTTAATATCTGGAGGTTAGTACCTTTATTAGAGCTGTTGAACTGCCGATCTTTGTGATTTATGTTAATTATCCTAATTGTCCATTTAACTGCTTACTTTTTAATTGTAGTTAAATGTTGATTGTATTCATTTTACTTCTAATCATTTCTTTCTAATATCTTGTCTCATCTAAAATGTTAGTATGATTGATTTATTAATGGGTTGATTGATTGCCTCTAACCCTTCACTTCCTAACCTCATGTCTCCTAACCCTGACCCTTGGCTCTAACAAGAGGAGGAGCTGCCTCTCATTCCCGAAATCCCCCAAGAGGCATCTGGTGCTTCTGGGGAGCTCTCGGGAGCTTCAGGAATCTCTGGGGCCTCAGGGGATATTGAGGCCTCTGGAAAATTAGAGGTCTCTGGAGAATCTGGGGCTTCTGATGTCTCTGGCTCTGGAGACATTGAGTTTCCAGGGGTAACTCTGGTCCCTGACACTGAAAAAGGTCAGTATTTGGACTTCTGTAAGTGATCTTGGTCCATATGCCACATGCTAAGAAGAATCCAATTTCTTGACTGAGATTTTCTATACATTTAATTACATGACCAAAGGAAGAAGCATTGCTACATAGTTACAGATGTATTGGCCAAAAGTTCAACCACTTCTGATGACAGAGTGAcaagaaaagggggaaaaactTAAACAAAAAACCCTGTAAAGTACAGTCTATAAGCaagccattttgtgtgtcttcactAACCATCATGTTGTTTGTACCTGCTAAGAAAGTTCCATCTCATGTCATTTTCATTTAACATCAGTTTACTGGTTAAATGCCATCAGCACTTGATTAACACTGCTAAAATACACCATGTAACTTACTGCGGCAAACAGTGGGCTACTGATTGCCAGACTTCCTGTCCCATGTCCATGTTGATCTAACCTGTTTCTCTAACACCTAATCTTGTCTCTAACAAGAGGAGGGGCTGCTTCCGACTACAACAGAGAGCACCCAGGAGAGTACAGGTGCTGTAGAAGGGTCAGTGAGCTCTGGATTGCCAGAGCCCGATGAGCCCGATGAGCCAGAGGAGCCCATTGAGCCTGTGGTTGTAAGACCAGGTCAGTAAAGAACAGCACAGAGCCTGATGTAAAATCTCACTTCATAGGGAATTTACAATATCCTGGACCCTGACTTGGGTTGGCTTTGCCCCTTTGGACTGAAACCACTGTCTGTGAGTGGTGTGAGAATTATCGTAGAACTTTTCCAACTCTTATTAATCTCTTTCTCATCTATACACTTCAGGTATGCCCACATGCTTGCTGTGCACGTGCCTTGGTGGTTCGGTCTACTGTGATGACTTGAAGCTGAATAGTGTACCACCTCTCCCAAAAGACACCACTCACTTCTACGCCCGCTACAACAAAATTACCAAGATCAACAAGTCTGACTTTGCCTCCATGAGTATGTTTCCCATTTGAATTAAAAAAGTATGAACGTTACATCAGAAACAAGTCAAAAG
This region of Parambassis ranga chromosome 2, fParRan2.1, whole genome shotgun sequence genomic DNA includes:
- the LOC114444502 gene encoding glycine-rich protein 1-like, which translates into the protein MLVRLVFGLFVLKAAVASPRFSRQVDLDSYDTNHYEVDLDDNDLENQDNYEDYEDELTTEDTPTEAPPDYSYPVPEDSLEVEKEVEKEEEEEESLLTSQHVPQGSGGSGVLMGPDTQKEVELRLTPIDILHVSGDFGGSGGPGVSGASGASGASGASGASGASGSGGSGDIVVSSASGGSGDIVLISGASEEILSSDGSGEFLVSGDILISGDLSGSGDTSGSAFSGASGDFVSGGSGISIELPLGSGESGDLSGSGFSGDLLISGASGISGVSGEESGVSGITLISGEEELPLIPEIPQEASGASGELSGASGISGASGDIEASGKLEVSGESGASDVSGSGDIEFPGVTLVPDTEKEEGLLPTTTESTQESTGAVEGSVSSGLPEPDLYTSGMPTCLLCTCLGGSVYCDDLKLNSVPPLPKDTTHFYARYNKITKINKSDFASMNKLKRIDLTANELTSIDEKAFLGLPQLEELVIRENHISQLPALPETMSLIDASHNNIGTKGIHKEAFKDMTALLYLYLTDNHIDYIPVPLPDSLRSLHLQRNNIQMMHEDTFCNLKDFNYIRNALEDIRLDGNPINLSRTPQAYVCLPRIPIGDLI